One part of the Pecten maximus chromosome 1, xPecMax1.1, whole genome shotgun sequence genome encodes these proteins:
- the LOC117342296 gene encoding uncharacterized protein LOC117342296, translating into MFEACDIWNVDETGVVTVVKPKKVVAGTGVKQIGSLTSAERGQLVTLCAGVSAGGKAIPPFLIYPRVNYRDHFLIGAPAGSKGTAHPSGWMTADNFLLFLQHFVQHVKPTVNNPVLILLDNHVSHLSIDALDYAKENGIVMLSFPPHCSHRLQPLDLSVFGPLKRKLSVSQSNWLRNNPGKPISIYDIAVILCNPWKEALTMSNICSGFQKAGIFPLNTEVFTEEDFMPSAVTDRPLESGPVKPAVAPVEQVFDTSTTSNRDIDSEQVLVDDTQIDRDTNMNCYLQEQNISSISVSGDGHCLLYAVSSSLYAAGDEIFYR; encoded by the coding sequence ATGTTTGAGGCATGTGACATTTGGAATGTCGATGAAACTGGAGTGGTGACAGTGGTAAAACCAAAAAAGGTTGTAGCAGGTACTGGTGTTAAGCAAATAGGATCTCTAACATCAGCTGAGAGGGGACAACTAGTCACGCTGTGTGCTGGTGTATCCGCAGGCGGGAAAGCAATTCCACCGTTCCTTATTTATCCTCGTGTTAACTACAGAGACCATTTTCTAATTGGAGCACCAGCGGGTTCCAAGGGAACGGCCCATCCATCTGGTTGGATGACAGCTGATAACTTTCTTCTCTTTCTGCAGCACTTTGTTCAACATGTCAAACCAACCGTGAATAATCCAGTTCTCATTTTGCTTGATAATCATGTCTCTCATCTCTCCATAGACGCTCTTGATTACGCCAAGGAGAACGGGATTGTTATGTTATCATTTCCACCGCACTGTTCGCATCGCTTGCAGCCACTGGACCTGTCGGTCTTCGGACCACTGAAAAGAAAACTGTCGGTGTCGCAAAGTAACTGGCTTCGTAACAATCCAGGGAAGccaatatctatatatgatattgcAGTCATTTTATGTAACCCATGGAAGGAGGCACTAACTATGTCCAACATTTGTAGTGGTTTCCAAAAGGCTGGGATTTTCCCATTAAACACAGAAGTTTTCACAGAAGAAGACTTCATGCCATCAGCCGTGACGGACAGACCATTAGAATCGGGACCAGTAAAGCCCGCGGTTGCCCCAGTAGAACAAGTTTTTGACACGTCCACTACCAGTAACAGAGATATAGATTCGGAACAAGTACTAGTAGATGACACCCAAATTGACAGAGATACTAACATGAATTGCTATCTTCAAGAACAGAATATTTCATCCATATCCGTAAGCGGTGACGGACATTGCCTCCTTTATGCCGTTAGTTCATCCTTGTATGCTGCTGGAGATGAGATTTTTTACAGATGA
- the LOC117332985 gene encoding uncharacterized protein LOC117332985: protein MTTASSTCGSGAYPRSPSPGELSPDPDTHGRVLDSKTMFQISDVNNSPMKKNKRKRSEPRKRTDFSIKRFCPDSPGGGSAGSESGRSSEDVQEDPPDTPPDRSNTSSEQDVSLQGPSDSNITPPVVPHGMFLFPGHFPPNYLVPNLHYKHPAFLPNGAGYGRMDLINSANIQRESLQQQQQQLQQQQQIHHHHEHHSELEENQEYDDDDYMNDGGKNGKKTRKNYKNMTRERRVEANARERTRVHTISAAFDSLRRAVPSYSYNQKLSKLAILRIASSYINALGRLADIDYSGSSSNTAPSPTNSDLSFSELVDVCTRTIQTEGRARRRH, encoded by the coding sequence ATGACTACTGCCTCGTCCACCTGTGGAAGTGGTGCTTACCCTCGCTCGCCCTCCCCCGGGGAGCTTAGTCCTGATCCCGACACTCACGGGCGTGTATTGGATTCTAAGACAATGTTTCAAATATCGGATGTTAATAATTCACCtatgaagaaaaacaaaagaaagcGGAGTGAACCTAGGAAAAGAACGGACTTTAGTATTAAAAGGTTCTGTCCAGATAGTCCAGGAGGGGGTAGTGCTGGGTCAGAGAGTGGCCGGAGTAGTGAGGATGTCCAGGAGGACCCTCCGGACACTCCTCCGGACAGGTCAAATACTTCATCTGAACAGGACGTTTCCTTACAAGGACCCAGTGATTCTAACATCACACCACCTGTTGTTCCTCATGGGATGTTTTTGTTTCCTGGGCATTTTCCTCCTAATTATCTTGTCCCAAATCTTCATTATAAACACCCTGCCTTTCTCCCTAATGGGGCAGGCTATGGAAGAATGGATTTAATTAATAGTGCTAATATTCAAAGGGAATCtcttcaacaacaacaacaacaacttcAACAGCAACAACAGATTCATCATCACCATGAACATCACAGTGAATTAGAGGAAAACCAGGAGTACGACGATGATGATTATATGAACGATGGCGGTAAAAACGGTAAAAAGACTAGGAAAAATTATAAGAACATGACACGAGAAAGGCGTGTTGAGGCTAACGCCCGTGAAAGGACAAGAGTTCACACAATTAGTGCAGCATTTGACAGTTTACGCCGGGCTGTCCCGTCATATTCATATAATCAGAAACTCTCCAAATTAGCAATTCTTAGGATAGCCAGTAGTTATATAAATGCTCTGGGGAGACTTGCGGACATCGACTATAGCGGTAGTTCTAGTAATACTGCTCCATCTCCTACTAATAGTGATTTGTCCTTTTCTGAATTAGTGGATGTGTGTACACGGACGATACAGACAGAAGGACGGGCTAGACGCCGACACTAG